In Falco cherrug isolate bFalChe1 chromosome 2, bFalChe1.pri, whole genome shotgun sequence, the following are encoded in one genomic region:
- the SLN gene encoding sarcolipin, with product MQRSTQELFLNFMIVLITVLLMWLLVKSYQQ from the coding sequence ATGCAGCGATCCACGCAAGAACTCTTCCTCAATTTCATGATTGTCCTGATCACTGTACTGCTTATGTGGCTCCTTGTGAAGTCTTACCAGCAGTAA